From the Palaemon carinicauda isolate YSFRI2023 chromosome 4, ASM3689809v2, whole genome shotgun sequence genome, the window TCTTCTTGGCAGCTTCCAAACGTGACAAGAAGCTTTTCCAACCTTGCTGTAAACGTTGCCACACATTGAAATAAAAATGGATGAGTAGAACGACAGCATTAATCCAGGACCACATGCCGGTTATGCATTCTTTCACTCCTGCCCCTACAACGAATACTGCAACTATAAATTCAAATACCCGTGTTGTCACTCTAGTGTAATAAACTAAGTCATCTAAACCAGGCCATGGCTGGGCACATACAGCATCCCATGTAAGGAGTATATAAATGGCCAAGAGTCCTAAAACTTGAACAGATGTCATAATACTTGTGGACACAACTAGCAATAGCCAAAAATCTTGCTCAAAAATGAGAGTGAACATATATACCATGTATAAAGGAAGAATTAAGAGCAGTAAACATGCAGAGATTGCTCTGGCATGTCTGGAAAAAGAGACTACACCCTGGGCACTAAGTGCTAGGACTACAGGTTCCACTAGTTCATACATGCTCTGGACTAGTGAAGTTACAACAATCAGCAGAATAATCGCAAGAACTGCTAAACGTTCACGCGTTTCCATGCTAAGTAAAGATGTTTGCACAGCTAAAAGAGCCATCGTAACTCCCTCAGTCCACCCTGAATGGACTAAATCATCTGGAAGGGGAGCTGCCCCTGGTCCAGCTGTATATGCCCTCGTTAAGGATAAAATTAATCGAGATGCATATGAGACAGCAACACATGTACCAGCCAACATTAGAGGAGTGTAACAAACTTCAGCGGCACTTTGAATAATCACCAGATACCACACCTCACCTGGTGCCCCATTTCCAACGGACGATACTGAGGACCCTATACCATCAACTACTGGGGATGAGACTCCCAAAACAACACCACTTATAGTAGTTGCTGTATGGGATCCTGATTTAGGAGCAACAGCAGTATTATACGAAGGTAGATAATGGTTGTATAGCTGTGTTGAAAACAGCACAAGCCAAAACAAAAGAAGCTGTATGGGCACAAAAAGTCTACTCCAAATATTTACAACAACCCCAACGGGCCCAAAAAACTCAATCATCTCTACCAGTGAAGtgtacatattttttaaaaatctaaatacATGAGGAACACAGAGAAATATATACTGAACTGTTAAGAATATGACAAAACAAGAAGCAAAGTTATGGGTCAAATGAAGTTCTGTGACAGGGAAACCTGCCAGTCGTGCAAACACAGGAACCAGGTACACCAACAGGAAAATCTGAAAGTAAGATAAATATATCACATATTTTCATTTAGCTTTAGTATTCTAGAAACATATCAACAAaggtaaatttgcatatatatacaagtgGGCTATGCCCAGTAATATAGCGtgctaataaaaaaatataaattttctaaagtaatttgtatttttcctagttatacaaacccgAATCATTAAAAATAGGGAACGTGTCTCCAGTAGAGGTGGACAGCTGTTGAATTCGTTACTAAGCTAATTATAGACAGGAGATGACCATGGGCTCTTCACTTTAGACCTTTGGCTCAAGACTGAGAGGAGTGGTTGAGGTGagaagtttaactttaaaggactaaggtttgtatagctaggagaaatacaaattactttcaaaatttgttatttattcctatgggtatacaaaccttttgtcctttaaaattgtGACACTCACTGATTGGTGTGGTTTTAAATTATGTAGTTTCTGGTCACGTGGTTTCTGAACACATAATTCTGCCAGCTGTACAGTTCCGGATTGCGGCTGATGATCATATGGTTCCTGATCACGGCTGCCAATCGTATGGTTTCCGATTACGGCTCCCAATCGTATGGTTCCCGGTCACGGCTATCAATACTGAAGCATGGTTTGTGATTGCAGCTGCCAATCGTATGGTTCCCTATTGCAGCTGCCAATTGTATGATTCCCAATCGCTGCacatggccattattattattgctattattattattattataataactagctaggctataaccctagttcaaaaagcaagacgctgtaagcccaagggttctaaaagggataaataacccagtgaggaagggatacggaaataaataaactacatgagaagaataaacaatcaaaataaaatttttcaagaacagtaacaacattaaattagaccatGGGAAATGAGAATTAAGGAGAGCAAGCACAGGGAGTCTTGTCTTACCGGGAGAAACATGAAAGGAAAGAGCTAGAGGAAAAATCTGCTCGTGAATGGAAGACCTCATAGCCTGTACAAGCGATGAAAATGGTCATAGCTTCCCCTTCCACTGGTATTGTGTACTTGTACAATACTGGGAAAGCTGGAACAACGCACATGGCAGAAGCTCTGTGCCCCTAAAGCCACTGAAGAACAGGCGTGAGGTGCATACATGAACCGTGTACTGAAACGCATTCCCAAGGAAGGGAATGTTCCCGATAAGTAACCCCTCACTTTGCGTAAGAGGTGAGAATGTACTAGGGGCCCCTCATAAGTAGATACATTCCTGGAACAAACTGTCCCTTTCAAGCATACGTGGGTTGAGATCGATCAGGAGTGTTCTTGTCACTCAGCTGAGCCAAGTAGATACCTTCCCGGAACATACTATTCTTGTGATCCGGCTAAGAGAAAGAAGACTAATCACTAGGCACACACAGACTGCTCACGATGACGGAGAGTTTGGACACCAGAGATAATCTGAAACTTAGCACGGGGAAATACTGTGTGTGGCGATTGCGCTCTTGAATAATTATGGGTATAGACAATCGTGGTCCGGAGCCATCATGCACATGGAT encodes:
- the LOC137639975 gene encoding RING finger protein 145-like codes for the protein MDYNIRQRLRASSRWKLRDEQFEAIATLILRVPGYFILDYWYQNDVNNCIPRSFAWPDVVSSGFAIFAVIQGVLVLLLPLQQLVMLYMHYLTIAVLAAADTFSNYYIEGEKRLVSQWPDYGTVSFQGFSNMLMLQKSLFDPHNDMETLFLRQQVAAIVFHTLVATFVTFFLDLDCNKDKIFLLVYLVPVFARLAGFPVTELHLTHNFASCFVIFLTVQYIFLCVPHVFRFLKNMYTSLVEMIEFFGPVGVVVNIWSRLFVPIQLLLFWLVLFSTQLYNHYLPSYNTAVAPKSGSHTATTISGVVLGVSSPVVDGIGSSVSSVGNGAPGEVWYLVIIQSAAEVCYTPLMLAGTCVAVSYASRLILSLTRAYTAGPGAAPLPDDLVHSGWTEGVTMALLAVQTSLLSMETRERLAVLAIILLIVVTSLVQSMYELVEPVVLALSAQGVVSFSRHARAISACLLLLILPLYMVYMFTLIFEQDFWLLLVVSTSIMTSVQVLGLLAIYILLTWDAVCAQPWPGLDDLVYYTRVTTRVFEFIVAVFVVGAGVKECITGMWSWINAVVLLIHFYFNVWQRLQQGWKSFLSRLEAAKKISALPEASPEQLEAYNDVCAICYAEMSSARSTHCHHFFHGPCLRKWLYVQDKCPMCHAPITLKDTDNIQEKTPSPQEDSSSSDPPSPDSIERELGANIPLPDDGDNEDLSLINTDDDDTRDSAKEEELPRDSAKEEELPRDSAKEEELPKAVESREE